In Aspergillus luchuensis IFO 4308 DNA, chromosome 1, nearly complete sequence, the following are encoded in one genomic region:
- the PAN3 gene encoding PAN-complex poly(A)-binding subunit PAN3 (BUSCO:EOG09261Q5L;~COG:A;~EggNog:ENOG410PHHT;~InterPro:IPR030844,IPR000719,IPR011009,IPR000571, IPR041332;~PFAM:PF18101;~go_component: GO:0031251 - PAN complex [Evidence IEA];~go_function: GO:0003723 - RNA binding [Evidence IEA];~go_function: GO:0004672 - protein kinase activity [Evidence IEA];~go_function: GO:0005524 - ATP binding [Evidence IEA];~go_function: GO:0046872 - metal ion binding [Evidence IEA];~go_process: GO:0000289 - nuclear-transcribed mRNA poly(A) tail shortening [Evidence IEA];~go_process: GO:0006397 - mRNA processing [Evidence IEA];~go_process: GO:0006468 - protein phosphorylation [Evidence IEA]), whose translation MATTGKSATLEDARRGTGSPKMKGRENAKDTLCRNVTIYGRCRYEDKGCAFNHDPHKVNSGYQSDSNKKRLNVDSPSFTPSILSSNGSSPTSQSATMKKMATISPKAASAAPFQPRSISSRSNSSTPTTRPGTMTPDWSVAEVQEFVPQGFDTAHIGSLQGNGTAGVPSTSAFDPFVTAPNPLSAANAVGPVQANPFSHDTAAALNGAAFFANQSGFQQPVQYHMYAPIGPHSQNTLGYQRNVHDLFLPNDLREEMQKKAAATLQTLPNTQLPAQVDYFHSLVPLDLNHQKNATIFGFPSWVYKAQSSKDGNFYALRRLEGFRLTNEKAIRSVQAWKRVCNGSVVTVHDAFTSRSFQDSSLIFVTDYHPLSKTLAEQHLGAGNRFQGRHNTHIPEQVLWGYMTQIANALKAIHASQLAARIIDPSKILLTGRNRIRLNACAIMDVVQFDTQRSLAELQRQDLVNFGQLIVTLGANQPNVMHNPTKAMEHFTRAYTAQLKNSVFWLLNGLQKDQERNIDIFITGISSTLMSTFDSALHLDDQLTSDLSRELENGRLVRLMTKLNFINERPEYEHDRQWSENGERYFLKIFRDYVFHQVDAQGDPVVDLGHVLMCLNKLDAGTDEKITLISRDEQSCFVVSYKELKKALESSFQALLKPSASRRLH comes from the exons ATGGCTACCACGGGAAAGTCTGCAACGCTGGAAGACGCCCGTCGTGGTACGGGGTctccgaagatgaagggaCGAG AGAACGCCAAAGATACGCTGTGTCGCAACGTGACCATATATGGCCGATGTCGCTACGAAGATAAAG GGTGCGCCTTCAATCACGACCCGCATAAAGTGAATTCAGGATATCAATCAGACAG TAATAAGAAACGTCTGAACGTCGACTCCCCTAGTTTTACCCCATCCATATTGTCGTCGAACGGATCATCGCCCACTTCCCAATCAGCAACCATGAAGAAAATGGCTACGATCTCGCCCAAGGCTGCGAGCGCAGCTCCCTTCCAACCTAGAAGTATATCATCAC GATCCAACTCCAGCACCCCTACTACTCGCCCGGGTACAATGACTCCCGATTGGTCTGTGGCAGAGGTACAAGAATTTGTACCTCAGGGATTTGATACTGCACATATA GGCTCCCTGCAAGGTAATGGGACTGCCGGTGTTCCCAGCACGAGCGCTTTCGACCCTTTTGTGACCGCCCCGAATCCCCTCTCCGCCGCAAACGCCGTCGGCCCGGTGCAGGCCAATCCTTTCTCGCATGACACTGCTGCAGCGTTGAACGGAGCAGCGTTCTTCGCCAACCAGTCTGGATTCCAGCAGCCA GTCCAATATCACATGTATGCCCCGATTGGGCCTCACAGTCAGAATACGTTAGGCTATCAGCGAAACGTACACGACCTTTTCCTCCCTAATGACCTACGGGAGGAaatgcagaagaaggcagcagcCACGCTCCAGACACTGCCAA ATACTCAGCTCCCAGCTCAGGTCGATTACTTCCACTCTCTTGTCCCGCTCGATCTCAACCATCAGAAGAACGCTACCATCTTTGGCTTCCCCAGCTGGGTGTACAAAGCCCAGTCCAGTAAGGACGGAAACTTTTACGCTCTCCGGAGACTCGAGG GTTTCCGGTTGACGAACGAAAAGGCCATCCGCTCCGTGCAAGCTTGGAAGCGTGTCTGCAACGGTAGTGTCGTGACAGTCCACGATGCGTTTACTAGCCGAAGCTTTCAGGACAGCTCCTTGATCTTTGTCACCGACTATCACCCATTGTCGAAGACGCTGGCTGAACAGCACCTTGGCGCCGGAAACCGGTTCCAAGGTCGCCATAACACGCACATCCCGGAACAGGTTCTCTGGGGTTACATGACTCAGATTGCCAATGCTCTGAAAGCGATCCATGCCAGTCAATTGGCTGCCAGGATCATTGACCCAAGCAAGATCCTTTTGACCGGACGGAACCGCATTCGTCTCAACGCCTGCGCCATAATGGATGTGGTTCAATTCGACACTCAGCGATCTCTGGCCGAACTGCAGCGGCAGGATTTGGTCAACTTTGGACAGCTCATCGTCACCCTGGGCGCCAACCAGCCCAATGTAATGCACAACCCTACCAAGGCCATGGAGCACTTCACACGCGCATACACTGCGCAGCTGAAAAACTCGGTCTTCTGGCTGCTGAACGGGCTCCAGAAGGACCAGGAAAGGAATATTGACATTTTTATCACCGGCATCTCATCGACACTGATGTCGACGTTCGACTCCGCCCTTCACCTCGACGACCAATTGACCTCCGACCTGAGTCGCGAACTCGAGAACGGCCGCCTCGTCCGGCTCATGACGAAGCTGAACTTCATCAACGAGCGACCCGAATACGAGCACGATCGTCAATGGTCCGAGAACGGCGAGCGGTActtcttgaagatcttccGCGATTACGTCTTCCACCAGGTTGACGCGCAGGGCGATCCAGTCGTCGACCTGGGCCATGTGCTCATGTGCCTGAATAAACTGGACGCAGGCACCGACGAAAAAATCACCTTGATCAGCCGCGACGAGCAGAGTTGCTTCGTGGTCAGCTATAAGGAGCTGAAGAAAGCTCTGGAATCGTCTTTCCAGGCGCTGCTGAAGCCTTCGGCCAGTAGGAGGCTGCATTGA
- a CDS encoding clathrin-mediated endocytosis regulator UBX3 (BUSCO:EOG09262E4T;~COG:O;~EggNog:ENOG410PH0W;~InterPro:IPR009060,IPR036249,IPR001012,IPR006577, IPR029071;~PFAM:PF00789,PF14555;~go_function: GO:0005515 - protein binding [Evidence IEA]): protein MSTSGLDISQLSDSERSALETYTAVTGQEHSEAIPLLRRSQWNVQIAISKFFDGEGPDPVEEARAALNSPPPRPARQTQNLMSDDIAAQFTPTPRAAEPAPRINTQPEDQSVYRPPFILALLFTPLNLLYRLLYSSFRLFGALFPFLPRLFNTTANPALQGSRRNTNGRRPLGPKDTAARFIREFEEEYGTNSISFLENGYNMALEKAHRDLKFLLVVLLAPEHDDTNGWVRDTLLSREVTDFVNDPQNNLLVWGGNVQDSEAYQVANSLRCTKFPFAAALVHTPNVSSNAMSVVSRISGTTSPAEFVEKLRSAISQHKEPLERIRSTRAEQQASRSLREQQDSAYERSLAIDRERARQRREAEAARQREEQEAAERQAAEEKRIQDLQQWKQWRAQTIPEEPGPDVKDAVRISIRLPSGERVIRKFAPDASLDELYAFVECYDILKEPTEKAAEAVKPEGFEHQYGFRLVSPMPRVVYEVEAGGSVRDKIGRGGNLLVEPIDDGSDEESEDEA, encoded by the exons ATGTCCACCTCCGGGCTTGATATATCCCAACTCTCCGACAGCGAGAGGTCCGCTCTCGAGACGTATACTGCGGTCACCGGTCAGGAACATTCGGAAGCCATTCCTTTGTTGCGCCGCTCACAATGGAACGTGCAG ATTGCCATCTCCAAGTTCTTTGACGGCGAAGGGCCGGATCCCGTCGAAGAAGCCCGCGCTGCTCTCaactcccctcctccgcgaccCGCCCGACAGACCCAAAACCTCATGAGTGATGACATTGCTGCGCAGTTTACTCCGACACCCCGTGCTGCTGAGCCAGCTCCCCGGATAAATACACAGCCTGAAGACCAGTCGGTCTATCGCCCGCCTTTTATACTAGCTCTGCTGTTTACTCCGCTCAACCTCCTCTATCGACTACTCTACAGCTCCTTCCGCCTATTCGGTGCCttgtttccctttcttccgcGCCTCTTTAACACGACGGCGAATCCTGCTCTTCAAGGCTCCCGGAGAAATACTAACGGTCGCCGGCCCTTGGGTCCCAAAGACACGGCCGCCCGGTTCATCCGGGAATTCGAGGAAGAATATGGCACCAACTCGATCAGTTTCCTCGAGAACGGATATAACATGGCATTGGAGAAAGCCCACCGGGACCTCAAGTTCCTCCTAGTCGTACTTCTTGCCCCTGAGCATGATGATACGAATGGCTGGGTCCGAGACACACTTCTGTCTCGCGAAGTGACCGACTTTGTGAATGACCCACAAAACAACCTACTTGTCTGGGGAGGGAATGTTCAAGACTCTGAGGCTTATCAGGTTGCCAACTCCCTCCGCTGCACCAAGTTTCCCTTCGCAGCCGCTTTAGTCCATACTCCGAACGTTTCCTCGAATGCGATGTCGGTTGTGTCGAGGATATCGGGAACGACGTCCCCTGCTGAATTTGTGGAGAAACTTCGATCGGCCATTTCGCAGCACAAGGAGCCTCTCGAGCGCATACGGTCAACCCGGGCAGAACAGCAAGCCTCACGCAGCCTCCGTGAACAGCAGGACTCCGCCTACGAGCGTTCCCTGGCCATCGACCGCGAGCGGGCGAGACAGAGGCGGGAAGCCGAGGCGGCCCGACAGagggaagaacaagaggCGGCCGAACGTCAAGCGGCCGAGGAGAAGCGCATACAGGATCTTCAGCAATGGAAGCAATGGCGGGCACAAACCATTCCGGAGGAGCCTGGACCGGACGTCAAGGACGCTGTACGCATCAGTATCCGACTGCCTTCTGGCGAGCGTGTCATCCGCAAGTTTGCGCCTGACGCGTCGCTTGACGAGCTCTACGCTTTTGTTGAATGTTACGATATCCTGAAGGAGCCAACAGAAAAGGCTGCAGAAGCAGTGAAGCCGGAGGGCTTCGAACACCAGTATGGGTTCCGGCTGGTTTCACCCATGCCGCGGGTGGTCTACGAAGTGGAAGCTGGGGGATCAGTGCGGGACAAGATCGGCCGAGGAGGGAACCTTCTAGTCGAACCGATCGATGACGGCAGCGACGAGGAGTCAGAAGATGAGGCATAA
- a CDS encoding fasciclin domain-containing protein (COG:S;~EggNog:ENOG410PH5P;~InterPro:IPR036378,IPR000782;~PFAM:PF02469;~SECRETED:SignalP(1-16)) produces MKIPLWALVALPFTTALVSPYYQNPLPEDDHSITIADDNIDSDLINGITTTLATALDDLTTDIWPTIVNNFLNYNNPSDSPHPYAQQHVSELAPPFRHPTPPPYLRHPASNKTLYDLILSNPDTSILAHFIRNDHHLTTLLNNTSTNLTFFAPTNKAFRKLHHHHHHEHNTNNNNKETHARIHHILTYHAVKGSYPIDKLVHSPTIPTYIHTEHTEHTLPQRITVRPILTRDLMLNFHSRIISLDKHASNGVLYHIDSVLMPPPSTHTVLITPSFVQNWSG; encoded by the coding sequence ATGAAAATTCCCCTCTGGGCCCTCGTGGCCTTGcccttcaccaccgccctcgTCTCCCCCTATTACCAGAATCCCCTCCCCGAAGATGATCATAGTATCACCATCGCCGACGACAACATAGACTCCGACCTAATCAatggcatcaccaccaccctcgcaACAGCCCTCGACGACCTCACAACCGACATCTGGCCCACCATCGTgaacaacttcctcaactACAACAACCCTAGTGATTCACCCCATCCCTACGCCCAGCAGCACGTCTCCGAACTCGCTCCGCCCTTCCGCCATCCCACTCCACCCCCATATCTCCGCCACCCCGCATCCAATAAGACCCTCTAcgacctcatcctctccaacccGGATACTTCCATTCTCGCTCACTTCATCCGCAACGACCATCACCTAACAaccctcctcaacaacacctcgACCAACCTCACCTTCTTCGCTCCTACCAACAAAGCCTTTCGTAaactccaccatcaccatcaccatgaacataataccaacaacaataataaagAAACCCACGCCCGcatccaccacatcctcacctACCACGCCGTGAAGGGCTCCTATCCCATCGACAAACTCGTCCATTCTCCCACCATCCCGACCTATATCCACACTGAACATACTGAACATACCCTCCCTCAACGCATCACCGTCCGCCCAATCCTAACCCGCGACCTAATGCTCAACTTCCACAGCCGCATCATCTCCCTGGATAAACACGCCTCCAATGGAGTTCTCTACCACATCGACTCGGTTCTCATgcctcctccttctaccCACACCGTACTTATAACTCCCTCCTTTGTACAGAACTGGTCTGGATAG
- the LSM7 gene encoding putative small nuclear ribonucleoprotein (LSM7) (COG:A;~EggNog:ENOG410PRCE;~InterPro:IPR010920,IPR017132,IPR001163;~PFAM:PF01423;~go_process: GO:0000398 - mRNA splicing, via spliceosome [Evidence IEA];~go_process: GO:0000956 - nuclear-transcribed mRNA catabolic process [Evidence IEA]) produces MSERGSFRGGGRGRGGGYDRSGGRGAHRGGGAGGGAQQQQQQEKPKKENILDLNKYMDKEVRVKFNGGREVVGLLKGYDQLMNLVLDDVKESMRDDEGNENTRSLGLVVARGTIIVLISPADGSEEIANPFVQPEE; encoded by the exons ATGTCCGAAAGAGGCTCGTTCCGTGGAGGTGGTCGCGGCCGCGGCGGAGGCTATGACCGGTCTGGCGGTCGTGGCGCCCATAGAggtggcggtgctggtggcggtgctcagcagcagcaacagcaggagaagcccaagaaggaAAACATCCTCGATTTGAACAAGTACATGGACAAGGAGGTGCGCGTCAAGTTCAATGGCGGTCGTGAGG TTGTTGGTCTGCTCAAGGGATACGACCAGCTCATGAACCTGGTCCTTGACGATGTTAAGGAATCCATGCGCG ATGACGAGGGTAACGAGAACACTCGCTCGCTGGGACTCGTCGTGGCCCGTGgcaccatcatcgtcctGATCTCGCCCGCCGACGGCAGCGAGGAGATTGCCAACCCCTTCGTGCAACCCGAAGAGTAA
- a CDS encoding pleiotropic drug resistance family ABC transporter (COG:Q;~EggNog:ENOG410PG6M;~InterPro:IPR034001,IPR043926,IPR027417,IPR003593, IPR010929,IPR017871,IPR029481,IPR003439,IPR013525, IPR034003;~PFAM:PF01061,PF00005,PF06422,PF14510;~TransMembrane:11 (o574-594i606-628o681-702i714-733o819-839i1235-1256o1268-1290i1311-1338o1358-1380i1392-1416o1509-1529i);~go_component: GO:0016020 - membrane [Evidence IEA];~go_component: GO:0016021 - integral component of membrane [Evidence IEA];~go_function: GO:0005524 - ATP binding [Evidence IEA];~go_function: GO:0016887 - ATPase activity [Evidence IEA];~go_function: GO:0042626 - ATPase-coupled transmembrane transporter activity [Evidence IEA];~go_process: GO:0055085 - transmembrane transport [Evidence IEA]) yields the protein MSLLGTINPNFNPGRSVESHGGHENENEGAQAERAAAVNEGTEHLVREEHTVYTTHHEERHTSLSPESGRSEKKGTAWGMDGSTLSTAETAMEKRDYSSEDADEDEEEKAAEEEVTRLAQQLTRQSTRFSVSNNAENSFLEVKDDSTLNPHSPNFKARHWMKNLLALSSRDPERYPKREAGVSFQNLSIHGFGSPTDYQKDVFNSVLQVGALMRKLTGTGKQKIQILRDFDGLVRSGEMLVVLGRPGSGCSTFLKTLAGEMNGIYMDKQSELNYQGISAKQMRKQFKGEAIYTAETDVHFPQLTVGDTLKFAALSRCPRNRFPGVSKEQYATHMRDAVMAMLGLSHTINTRVGNDFVRGVSGGERKRVSIAEATLCGSPLQCWDNSTRGLDSANALEFCKTLNLMTKYAGATVAVAIYQASQSAYDVFDKVTVLYEGRQIYFGPTDEAKEFFTNMGFECPERQTTADFLTSLTSPAERIVKPGYEGKVPRTPDEFAAAWKSSEAYSRLKRQIAEYNQEFAIGGESLGKFIESRKAMQSKNQRVKSPYTISLYEQVKLCLIRGFQRLQGDASLTISQLVGNFIMALIIGSVFYNLQPVTSSFYSRGALLFFAVLLNAFSSALEILTLYAQRPIVEKQARYAMYHPFAEAIASMLCDMPYKVGNAIIFNITLYFMTGLRREPGAFFVFLLFSFVTTLTMSMLFRTIAASSRTLSQALVPAAILILGLVIYTGFTIPTRYMLGWSRWMNYINPIAYGFESLMVNEFHHRQFLCSESELIPNYSGASIEYQICSTVGAVAGSKYVQGDDYLHKSFQYYDSHKWRNLGIMFAFMIFFMTTYLLATEFISEAKSKGEVLLFRRGQAPPSLDDVETAHHVAADEKTDGSNGQSSAAIQRQEAIFHWQDVCYDIKIKGEPRRILDHVDGWVKPGTCTALMGVSGAGKTTLLDVLATRVTMGVVTGEMLVDGRPRDQSFQRKTGYVQQQDLHLHTTTVREALRFSAILRQPAHVSRQEKLDYVEEVIKLLGMEAYADAVVGVPGEGLNVEQRKRLTIGVELAAKPQLLLFLDEPTSGLDSQTSWSILDLIDTLTKHGQAILCTIHQPSAMLFQRFDRLLFLAKGGKTVYFGEIGDKSSTLASYFERNGAPKLPTEANPAEWMLEVIGAAPGSHSGIDWPAVWRESPERQGVLDHLAELKSTLSQKPVDTSKQDPGELNEFAAPFSVQLWECLTRVFSQYWRTPVYIYSKIALCVLTSLYIGFSFFKAKNSAQGLQNQMFSIFMLMTIFGNLVQQILPNFCTQRSLYEARERPSKAYSWKAFMAANIIVELPWNALMSVIIFVCWYYPIGLYQNAEPTNAVHERGALMFLLILSFLLFTSTFAHMIIAGIELAETGGNIANLLFSLCLIFCGVLATPSQLPGFWIFMYRVSPFTYLVSGMLATGVSGTTATCEAVEYLHFSPPPDTTCQSYMSNYISSYGGYLENPNATSDCSFCTISSTDTYLAQVNSYFSDAWRNFGLMWVYIAFNIFAAVFIYWLARVPKGQRTKA from the exons ATGTCGCTTCTAGGCACTATAAATCCTAATTTTAATCCCGGCCGTTCGGTGGAATCCCACGGCGGCCATGAGAACGAGAATGAAGGCGCTCAAGCCGAGAGAGCTGCTGCCGTGAACGAAGGAACTGAGCACTTGGTTCGCGAGGAGCACACAGTGTACACGACCCATCATGAAGAGCGTCACACAAGTCTCTCCCCAGAATCTGGCAGatccgagaagaagggaacTGCCTGGGGTATGGACGGAAGCACCTTGAGCACTGCTGAAACCGCCATGGAGAAACGCGATTACAGCAGCGAAGAcgccgatgaagatgaagaggaaaaagcTGCCGAAGAGGAGGTCACTCGACTTGCACAGCAATTGACTCGTCAATCGACACGGTTTTCTGTCAGCAACAACGCGGAGAACTCGTTTCTGGAGGTGAAGGACGACTCCACGCTGAACCCGCACAGCCCCAACTTCAAGGCAAGGCACTGGATGAAGAATTTGTTGGCGCTTTCGTCTCGCGATCCGGAACGCTATCCCAAGCGTGAGGCGGGTGTCTCCTTCCAGAACCTCAGTATCCATGGTTTCGGTAGTCCTACAGATTACCAAAAGGATGTTTTCAACTCCGTGTTGCAGGTTGGTGCCCTTATGCGCAAGCTGACGGGTACtgggaagcagaagatccaGATCCTCCGCGACTTCGATGGTCTTGTCAGGAGTGGTGAAATGCTGGTGGTCCTCGGTCGTCCTGGTAGTGGATGCTCTACCTTCTTGAAGACCCTTGCGGGTGAGATGAACGGTATCTACATGGACAAGCAGTCTGAATTGAATTACCAGGGTATCTCGGCCAAGCAGATGCGGAAGCAGTTCAAGGGCGAAGCTATCTATACCGCGGAAACCGATGTCCACTTTCCTCAACTGACTGTCGGCGACACCCTCAAATTTGCTGCCCTTTCTCGCTGCCCACGGAACCGTTTCCCCGGAGTCTCGAAGGAGCAGTATGCTACTCATATGCGTGATGCTGTGATGGCTATGCTTGGTCTTTCGCATACCATCAACACCCGTGTCGGTAACGATTTCGTCCGTGGTGTGAGTGGTGGTGAGCGCAAGCGTGTCAGTATCGCTGAAGCTACTCTTTGTGGAAGCCCTCTACAGTGCTGGGATAACAGTACTCGTGGTTTGGATAGTGCGAACGCACTCGAATTCTGCAAGACTTTGAATCTGATGACCAAGTACGCTGGTGCCACAGTGGCTGTGGCCATTTACCAAGCCTCCCAGAGTGCTTATGATGTCTTCGACAAGGTGACTGTGTTGTATGAGGGCAGACAGATCTACTTCGGTCCTACCGATGAAGCCAAGGAATTCTTCACCAACATGGGATTCGAATGCCCTGAGCGTCAGACCACCGCTGATTTCCTGACCTCCCTGACCAGCCCTGCTGAGCGCATTGTGAAGCCGGGTTACGAAGGCAAGGTTCCACGCACCCCTGACGAGTTTGCCGCCGCCTGGAAGAGCAGTGAGGCCTACAGTAGGCTGAAGAGACAAATTGCTGAGTACAATCAAGAATTTGCAATTGGTGGAGAGTCGCTTGGCAAGTTTATTGAATCTCGCAAGGCCATGCAATCGAAGAACCAGCGCGTCAAGTCTCCCTACACCATTTCTCTTTACGAACAGGTCAAGCTCTGCTTGATTCGAGGATTCCAGCGACTACAAGGTGATGCCAGTTTGACCATCTCCCAGTTGGTCGGAAACTTCATCATGGCCTTGATCATTGGAAGTGTCTTCTACAATTTGCAACCGGTGACCTCTAGTTTCTATTCCCGTGgtgctcttctcttcttcgccgtcttgCTCAACGCCTTCTCCAGTGCTCTTGAG ATCTTGACCCTGTATGCTCAACGTCCGATTGTCGAAAAACAAGCCCGCTACGCCATGTATCACCCATTCGCCGAAGCCATCGCATCAATGCTTTGTGACATGCCTTACAAAGTTGGaaatgccatcatcttcaacattaCTCTATATTTCATGACTGGTCTTCGTCGCGAACCAGGCgcattcttcgtcttcctgTTGTTTTCCTTCGTGACGACCTTGACCATGTCCATGCTTTTCCGAACTATCGCTGCCTCTTCTCGCACTCTTTCCCAGGCTCTGGTGCCCGctgccatcctcatcttggGTCTGGTCATCTACACTGGATTCACCATTCCTACGAGATACATGCTTGGCTGGTCGAGATGGATGAACTACATCAACCCCATTGCCTACGGATTCGAGAGCTTGATGGTTAACgaatttcatcatcgccaattCCTTTGCTCTGAATCGGAGCTGATTCCAAATTACTCGGGTGCTTCGATCGAGTACCAGATCTGTTCCACGGTTGGCGCTGTTGCTGGATCCAAGTACGTCCAGGGTGATGACTACCTTCACAAGAGTTTCCAGTACTATGACAGCCACAAGTGGAGGAACTTGGGTATCATGTTCGCcttcatgatcttcttcatgactACCTATCTGCTTGCCACCGAGTTCATCTCGGAAGCCAAGTCCAAGGGTGAAGTGTTGCTGTTCCGCCGTGGTCAAGCTCCACCTTCGCTCGACGATGTTGAAACGGCCCATCACGTCGCCGCAGACGAGAAGACTGATGGGTCTAATGGCCAGTCGAGCGCTGCTATTCAGAGGCAAGAGGCCATTTTCCACTGGCAGGACGTGTGCTAcgacatcaagatcaagggcGAGCCCCGGCGCATTTTGGACCATGTTGATGGCTGGGTCAAGCCTGGAACCTGTACTGCTCTTATG GGTGTTTCTGGTGCTGGTAAAACTACTCTTCTGGACGTGCTCGCAACCCGTGTGACAATGGGTGTTGTAACTGGTGAGATGTTGGTTGACGGTCGCCCTCGGGATCAATCCTTCCAGCGCAAGACTGGTTATGTTCAGCAacaagatcttcatcttcacacTACCACCGTCCGGGAGGCTCTGCGCTTCAGCGCCATTCTCCGTCAACCCGCCCATGTCAGTCGTCAAGAAAAGCTCGATTAcgttgaagaagtcatcaAGTTGCTTGGTATGGAAGCATATGCCGATGCTGTTGTCGGTGTTCCTGGTGAAG GTCTGAACGTCGAGCAGCGCAAGCGTCTTACTATCGGTGTTGAATTGGCAGCGAAGCCGCAACTACTTTTGTTCCTTGATGAGCCCACATCCGGTCTTGACAGTCAAACCTCCTGGTCCATTCTCGATCTCATCGATACCCTGACCAAGCATGGTCAGGCCATCCTGTGCACGATCCACCAGCCCTCCGCCATGCTCTTCCAGCGTTTCGATCGCTTGTTGTTCCTCGCTAAGGGTGGTAAGACCGTTTACTTTGGCGAAATCGGTGACAAGTCGTCGACTCTTGCTAGCTACTTCGAACGGAATGGTGCTCCCAAACTGCCTACTGAAGCCAACCCAGCTGAATGGATGCTTGAGGTCATTGGTGCTGCTCCTGGATCGCATAGTGGTATTGACTGGCCCGCTGTCTGGCGCGAAAGCCCCGAACGTCAGGGGGTACTTGATCACCTTGCTGAGCTGAAGTCTACTCTCTCGCAAAAGCCGGTCGATACTAGCAAGCAGGACCCTGGCGAGCTCAACGAATTCGCTGCACCCTTCTCTGTTCAATTGTGGGAGTGTTTGACTCGTGTTTTCTCGCAGTACTGGAGAACTCCTGTCTACATCTACTCGAAGATCGCGCTTTGCGTCCTGACATCGCTCTACATCggtttctccttcttcaaggcGAAGAACAGTGCTCAGGGTCTCCAGAACCAGATGTTCAGTATTTTCATGCTGATGACCATCTTTGGTAACCTTGTTCAGCAAATTCTTCCCAACTTCTGTACCCAGCGTTCGCTATACGAGGCTCGTGAGAGACCCTCTAAGGCCTACTCGTGGAAGGCTTTCATGGCCGCTAACATCATCGTCGAGCTTCCATGGAACGCGCTCATGAGTGTCATTATCTTTGTATGCTGGTACTACCCCATTGGTCTGTACCAGAATGCTGAGCCCACCAACGCCGTCCACGAGCGTGGAGCTTTGATGTTCCTGCTGATCCTGTCCTTCCTCCTGTTCACCTCCACATTCGCGCATATGATCATTGCTGGTATTGAACTCGCTGAAACCGGTGGTAACATTGCCAACTTGCTCTTCTCCCTGTGCCTGATCTTCTGTGGTGTCCTTGCCACACCTTCCCAGCTCCCAggcttctggatcttcatgtACCGTGTCTCGCCATTCACGTACCTGGTATCAGGCATGTTAGCTACCGGTGTGTCAGGCACGACTGCTACCTGCGAAGCTGTTGAATACCTTCACTTCAGCCCTCCTCCTGACACCACCTGCCAGAGCTACATGTCCAACTATATCAGCAGCTACGGCGGCTACCTCGAGAACCCGAATGCCACCTCCGACTGTTCCTTCTGTACGATCTCCAGCACAGACACCTATCTGGCCCAAGTGAACAGCTATTTCAGCGACGCATGGCGCAATTTCGGCCTGATGTGGGTCTACATTGCGTTCAACATCTTCGCTGCCGTGTTCATTTACTGGCTCGCTCGTGTGCCCAAGGGCCAGCGGACCAAGGCATAA